The Panicum hallii strain FIL2 chromosome 9, PHallii_v3.1, whole genome shotgun sequence genome has a window encoding:
- the LOC112878303 gene encoding flavonoid 3'-monooxygenase CYP75B3-like, which translates to MEMELPLPLLLGSVAVAVAVCLLLLRGRGGKQQAARLPLPPGPRGWPVLGNLPQLGAKPHHTMRDLAREHGPLFRLRFGSAEVVVAASAPVAARFLRAHDANFSNRPPNSGAEHVAYNYQDLVFAPYGARWRALRKLCALHLFSARALDDLRAVREGEVALMVRELARHGGRGAPPVALGQVANVCATNTLARATVGRRVFAVDGGEGAREFKDMVVELMQLAGVFNVGDFVPALAWLDPQGVVGRMKRLHRRYDDMMDGIIRERQAAEEGKDLLSVLLARMRDQQPLADGEDGTINETDIKALLLNLFTAGTDTTSSTVEWALAELIRHPDVLAKAQQELDAVVGRGRLVSESDLPRLTYLAAIVKETFRLHPSTPLSLPRVAAEECEVDGYRIPRGATLLVNVWAIARDPDAWPEPLEFRPGRFLPGGSHDGVDVKGSDFELIPFGAGRRICAGLSWGLRMVTLMTAALVHALDWHLADGMTADKLDMEEAYGLTLQRAVPLMVRPEPRLLPPAYAVE; encoded by the exons ATGGAGATGGAGCTGCCCCTCCCGCTGCTGCTCGGCTCCgtggccgtcgccgtcgccgtctgcctcctcctgctccgcggccgcggcgggaaGCAGCAGGCGGCGCGCCTCCCGCTGCCGCCGGGGCCGCGGGGCTGGCCGGTGCTGGGCAACCTGCCGCAGCTCGGAGCCAAGCCGCACCACACCATGCGCGACCTGGCGCGGGAGCACGGCCCGCTCTTCCGCCTCCGCTTCGGCAGCGCCGAGGTTGTGGTGGCCGCGTCGGCGCCCGTGGCCGCCCGCTTCCTCCGCGCCCACGACGCCAACTTCAGCAACCGGCCGCCCAACTCGGGCGCCGAGCACGTCGCCTACAACTACCAGGACCTCGTCTTCGCGCCCTACGGCGCGCGATGGCGCGCGCTGCGCAAGCTCTGCGCGCTCCACCTCTTCTCGGCCAGGGCGCTCGACGACCTGCGCGCCGTCAGGGAGGGCGAGGTCGCGCTCATGGTCAGGGAGCTCGCGCGCCACGGAGGCCGGGGAGCGCCGCCGGTGGCGCTGGGGCAGGTGGCCAACGTCTGCGCCACCAACACGCTGGCCCGGGCCACGGTGGGGCGCCGGGTCTTCGCGGTCGACGGCGGGGAGGGCGCCAGGGAGTTCAAGGACATGGTGGTCGAGCTCATGCAGCTCGCCGGCGTCTTCAACGTCGGGGACTTCGTCCCCGCGCTGGCCTGGCTCGACCCGCAGGGAGTCGTGGGCAGGATGAAGCGCCTGCACCGCCGCTACGACGACATGATGGACGGGATCATCAGGGAGAGGCAGGCCGCCGAGGAAGGCAAGGACCTGCTCAGCGTCCTCCTGGCCAGGATGCGGGACCAGCAGCCGCTCGCCGACGGAGAGGACGGCACGATCAACGAGACCGACATCAAAGCGCTTCTCCTC AACCTGTTCACGGCTGGGACGGACACGACGTCCAGCACGGTGGAGTGGGCGCTGGCCGAGCTGATCCGGCACCCGGACGTCCTCGCCAAGGCGCAGCAGGAGCTCGACGCCGTCGTCGGCCGCGGACGCCTCGTCTCCGAGTCCGACCTCCCGCGCCTTACCTACCTGGCGGCGATCGTCAAGGAGACCTTCAGGCTGCACCCGTCGACGCCGCTGTCGCTGCCGCGCGTCGCCGCCGAGGAGTGCGAGGTGGACGGGTACCGCATCCCGCGGGGCGCCACGCTGCTGGTGAACGTGTGGGCCATCGCCCGCGACCCGGACGCGTGGCCCGAGCCGCTCGAGTTCAGGCCCGGCCGCTTCCTCCCCGGCGGCTCGCACGACGGCGTCGACGTCAAAGGGAGCGACTTCGAGCTCATCCCGTTCGGCGCCGGCCGGAGGATCTGCGCGGGGCTCAGCTGGGGCCTGCGGATGGTGACGCTCATGACGGCCGCGCTGGTGCACGCGCTGGACTGGCACCTCGCCGACGGCATGACCGCCGACAAGCTGGACATGGAAGAGGCCTACGGGCTCACCCTGCAGCGCGCTGTGCCGCTGATGGTCCGGCCGGAGCCCAGGCTGCTGCCGCCTGCCTATGCAGTAGAGTGA